The following proteins come from a genomic window of Methanothermobacter thermautotrophicus:
- a CDS encoding winged helix-turn-helix domain-containing protein, protein MDGEILTDVYEYLYDDIQFILKSTVRFRIIASLLESPKTFDEIRGEVNVSLPALYSNIRLLIDEGSVRLRGERYSLTPEMKLMGLSAMKLIDSVRVINGLEDIWLDHDISGIPRDLLEDIDWLINSELIMASPSDIYRPHNTYRELIRGSSEIYGVSPISHRDLIDIYEGFLEEGVPIELVLSDGVIREMVLNASFSLLKTAIKNRNLKVRRFAGDLKVAFTVTDKFLSLGLFDRNGFYDQNRDIMSTDRRAIEWGHRLYEHYRERSEKLGLRNITGIMLSI, encoded by the coding sequence ATGGATGGTGAGATACTCACGGATGTATATGAATATCTTTATGATGACATTCAGTTCATCCTGAAATCAACGGTAAGGTTCAGGATAATAGCATCCCTACTTGAATCACCGAAAACCTTTGATGAGATAAGGGGGGAAGTTAATGTAAGCTTGCCAGCACTCTACAGTAACATTAGACTTCTTATTGATGAGGGTTCAGTGAGGTTGAGGGGGGAGAGGTACAGTCTCACCCCTGAGATGAAACTCATGGGACTCTCTGCAATGAAACTAATTGATTCTGTGAGGGTCATAAATGGCCTTGAGGATATATGGCTTGACCATGATATAAGCGGGATCCCCCGGGACCTCCTCGAGGATATTGACTGGCTCATCAATTCAGAACTAATAATGGCATCACCTTCAGATATATACCGGCCCCATAACACATACAGGGAACTCATAAGGGGATCCAGTGAGATATACGGTGTTTCACCCATATCCCACAGGGACCTCATAGACATATATGAAGGATTCCTTGAGGAGGGTGTACCCATTGAACTTGTTTTAAGTGACGGTGTTATAAGGGAAATGGTTTTAAATGCGAGCTTCAGCCTCCTAAAGACAGCCATTAAAAACAGAAACCTCAAGGTAAGACGTTTTGCCGGTGATCTGAAGGTTGCTTTCACGGTAACCGATAAGTTTCTCTCACTGGGCCTATTTGATAGGAACGGTTTTTATGACCAGAACAGGGATATCATGAGCACGGACAGGAGGGCCATTGAGTGGGGCCATCGTCTTTATGAACATTATCGTGAACGATCAGAGAAGCTTGGCCTAAGGAATATTACCGGGATAATGCTTTCCATATAA
- a CDS encoding DUF1512 domain-containing protein — translation MPFSMLDILGMALFILLIILLPAIVRMRIFSAIEGAITELEDMDEKALKILAELTGAEDVTSLDGYLEFFIIPPSDIDPSGLADKYRRLLEMGDMRLRELVEKFPPAADTERRANIIMCIRVAAGMRGILKFLRHNLEVARKTGNLQVLVALQMNLGLIMRTARAYMDGCRAISSSLPIGDGAGPLTAGMLIDDRDPREYLHEMVYVKKRFMGKDVGILRPMGTGSRLGMIIKALEDVLARDEFDEIIMVDAAAKLEGEKTGAVACGMGVAIGGSGVEKWFIENMALEKRTHSIIIKMSPEEAMVQMTEDVLKGCEAALDQIRGILSESDAESILIVGVGNSSGIPDSVENPGEIRVKKEDNSRE, via the coding sequence ATGCCCTTCAGCATGCTTGATATCCTTGGTATGGCTTTATTTATCCTCCTAATCATACTGCTCCCTGCCATCGTCAGGATGAGGATCTTCTCAGCCATTGAGGGGGCCATAACCGAGCTGGAGGATATGGATGAGAAGGCCCTGAAGATACTGGCAGAACTAACAGGTGCTGAAGACGTCACTAGCCTTGATGGTTACCTTGAATTCTTCATAATCCCCCCATCGGATATAGACCCATCAGGACTGGCAGATAAATACCGGAGGCTCCTCGAGATGGGTGATATGAGGCTCCGGGAACTTGTTGAAAAATTTCCGCCCGCCGCTGATACTGAAAGGAGGGCTAACATCATTATGTGCATCAGGGTTGCTGCAGGAATGAGGGGGATACTCAAATTCCTCAGGCACAACCTTGAAGTTGCAAGGAAAACCGGGAACCTCCAGGTCCTTGTGGCGCTCCAGATGAACCTTGGACTGATCATGAGAACCGCTAGGGCCTACATGGACGGCTGCAGGGCCATATCCTCCTCCCTTCCCATCGGTGATGGTGCAGGTCCCCTCACAGCCGGGATGCTGATAGATGACCGTGACCCCAGGGAGTACCTCCATGAAATGGTCTACGTTAAAAAGAGGTTTATGGGGAAGGATGTTGGCATCTTGAGGCCCATGGGCACCGGTTCAAGGCTCGGAATGATAATAAAGGCCCTGGAGGATGTCCTTGCCAGGGATGAATTTGATGAGATAATAATGGTCGATGCCGCTGCAAAGCTTGAGGGTGAGAAGACCGGGGCTGTGGCCTGCGGGATGGGTGTGGCCATCGGCGGCTCAGGTGTTGAGAAGTGGTTCATAGAGAACATGGCGCTGGAAAAGAGGACCCACTCCATCATAATAAAGATGTCACCTGAGGAGGCGATGGTTCAGATGACAGAGGACGTCCTGAAGGGCTGTGAGGCTGCCCTTGACCAGATAAGGGGAATACTATCTGAATCGGATGCAGAATCCATCCTCATTGTGGGTGTCGGTAACAGCAGCGGCATCCCTGATTCCGTAGAAAACCCCGGTGAAATCCGGGTTAAGAAGGAGGATAACAGCAGAGAATAG
- the iorA gene encoding indolepyruvate ferredoxin oxidoreductase subunit alpha produces the protein MELEDILNARRGDKLFLLGNEAAVRAAIESGVGVASTYPGTPSSEIGNVLSGIAKRAGMYFEFSVNEKVAMEVAAAAAASGVRSFTFMKHVGLNVASDSFMSTAYTGVRGGMVVLTADDPSMFSSQNEQDNRHYARLACVPLLEPSNPQEVLEFMNHAFELSEDYGLPVLLRTTTRVSHMRGVVEVGSRMHEPSEGFFSKEPERFVPVPATARVMHRKLVDKMRELRIRADESELNRVFNGGSDSDLGVVASGGAFNYVYDALDSLGLELPILKLGFTYPFPAGLVEEFLSGLEGVLVVEEVDPVMEREVLAVVGSARLDVDVHGKLDGTLPEIYEYNEDILRKAISELTGAPSAEKESYVPEIPERPPSLCPGCPHRAVYYAVRRAADELGLPEDEIVFPTDIGCYTLGIEPPYSAADYLLSMGSSIGTSCGFSAATSQRIVSFIGDSTFFHAGIPPLINAVHNKHRFVLVVLDNRTTAMTGGQPHPGLPVDGMGNEAPEISIEQIVRASGVEFVETVNPMNIKRTSETVRRALEHESVAVVISKYPCMLSSGAVRGRAMAVDEEKCDLCLECIMDLACPAMVTLDGKVFIDPLKCRGCSVCLQICPAGAIKPEGKG, from the coding sequence ATGGAACTGGAGGATATCCTTAACGCCAGAAGGGGCGATAAACTCTTCTTACTTGGTAACGAGGCTGCTGTGAGGGCAGCGATAGAGTCTGGGGTGGGGGTTGCAAGCACCTACCCTGGAACACCATCATCTGAGATAGGTAATGTACTCTCAGGGATTGCGAAGAGGGCGGGCATGTACTTTGAATTCTCTGTGAATGAAAAGGTGGCCATGGAGGTGGCTGCAGCTGCAGCAGCCTCAGGTGTGCGATCATTCACCTTCATGAAACATGTGGGCCTTAACGTGGCCTCTGACTCCTTCATGAGCACAGCCTACACAGGTGTGAGGGGCGGCATGGTGGTTCTCACAGCCGATGACCCCTCCATGTTCTCATCCCAGAACGAACAGGACAACAGACACTACGCCCGACTTGCATGTGTACCCCTCCTGGAACCATCAAACCCCCAGGAGGTGCTTGAATTCATGAACCACGCCTTTGAACTCTCAGAGGATTATGGTCTCCCGGTCCTCCTGAGGACAACAACCAGGGTATCCCACATGAGGGGAGTGGTTGAGGTGGGCAGCAGGATGCATGAACCATCAGAGGGGTTCTTCAGTAAGGAACCGGAACGATTTGTACCGGTACCGGCCACTGCCAGGGTGATGCACAGGAAACTTGTTGATAAGATGAGGGAACTGAGGATACGTGCCGATGAATCAGAACTCAACCGAGTATTCAATGGGGGCAGTGACTCAGACCTCGGGGTGGTGGCATCAGGGGGGGCCTTCAACTATGTATACGATGCCCTTGACTCCCTTGGCCTTGAATTACCCATACTCAAACTCGGATTCACCTATCCATTCCCAGCAGGGCTGGTGGAGGAGTTCCTGTCAGGCCTTGAAGGGGTCCTGGTTGTGGAGGAGGTTGACCCGGTAATGGAGAGGGAGGTCCTTGCAGTGGTGGGATCCGCCCGCCTGGACGTGGATGTCCATGGAAAACTTGACGGCACACTCCCTGAGATATATGAGTACAACGAGGACATACTCCGAAAAGCAATATCAGAGCTTACAGGCGCACCTTCAGCTGAAAAGGAATCTTATGTTCCTGAAATACCTGAAAGACCCCCCTCACTATGCCCTGGATGTCCTCACAGGGCGGTCTACTATGCAGTTAGGAGGGCTGCTGATGAATTGGGCCTACCAGAGGATGAAATCGTATTCCCTACAGATATAGGGTGCTACACCCTTGGAATAGAGCCACCATACTCTGCAGCCGATTACCTCCTGAGCATGGGCTCGAGCATAGGAACCTCCTGCGGATTCTCGGCTGCAACCAGCCAGAGGATAGTCTCATTCATAGGGGACTCCACCTTCTTCCATGCAGGCATACCTCCCCTTATAAATGCGGTGCACAACAAGCATAGATTTGTGCTGGTCGTCCTCGATAACAGGACAACAGCCATGACTGGTGGCCAGCCACATCCGGGTCTACCCGTTGATGGGATGGGCAATGAGGCCCCTGAGATCTCCATTGAACAGATAGTGAGGGCATCTGGAGTGGAGTTTGTGGAGACAGTGAACCCCATGAACATAAAGAGAACATCAGAAACAGTTAGACGCGCCCTGGAGCATGAATCAGTGGCTGTGGTGATCTCAAAGTATCCATGCATGCTCTCATCTGGAGCTGTCCGTGGAAGGGCAATGGCTGTTGATGAGGAGAAATGTGACCTTTGCCTGGAATGCATAATGGACCTTGCCTGCCCGGCAATGGTGACCCTTGATGGGAAGGTCTTCATAGACCCCCTCAAGTGTAGGGGATGCAGTGTATGTCTCCAGATATGTCCAGCAGGAGCCATAAAACCGGAGGGAAAAGGATGA
- the dcd gene encoding dCTP deaminase, whose protein sequence is MAILSDRDIKRYIEDGLITIDPLDDPERQIQPSSIDLRIGNEFKGFRVIRKPCIDPKDPSDIESYMETFHVEDGPFIIHPGEFALATTHEYIGLPDDLVARVEGRSSIGRLGITMHVTAGYIDPGFHGRITLEISNIGKMPVALYPRQRVCQIVFETMTSPAERPYGHPSRDSKYIGQTRPQTSRIKDDYEIKNSRL, encoded by the coding sequence ATGGCGATACTCAGTGACCGTGACATAAAGAGGTACATCGAGGATGGTCTCATCACCATAGACCCCCTTGATGACCCTGAAAGACAGATACAGCCCTCATCGATTGATCTCAGGATAGGTAATGAATTTAAGGGATTCAGGGTTATAAGGAAACCCTGCATTGATCCGAAGGATCCCTCAGATATAGAGTCATATATGGAGACATTCCATGTTGAGGACGGTCCCTTCATAATACATCCGGGTGAGTTCGCCCTTGCAACGACCCACGAATATATAGGTCTCCCTGATGACCTTGTTGCGAGGGTTGAGGGCCGTTCATCCATCGGGAGGCTGGGTATAACCATGCATGTAACAGCAGGGTACATAGACCCTGGTTTCCATGGAAGGATAACCCTTGAAATATCCAATATAGGTAAGATGCCCGTTGCGCTTTACCCCAGACAGAGGGTGTGCCAGATAGTATTCGAGACAATGACGTCTCCAGCAGAGAGACCCTACGGGCACCCCTCACGTGACAGCAAGTACATCGGCCAGACAAGGCCCCAGACAAGCAGAATAAAGGATGACTATGAGATAAAAAACTCCAGACTTTAG
- a CDS encoding ACT domain-containing protein: MKLKQISVFLENRKGRLKNAIHALSEAGINIRALSIADTSEFGILRMIVSDPDLARRALEERNFVVRVNDVIAVEVPDEPGGLDGILGVLTDHDINVEYIYAFVEKKGEKAVVVIRTEDVDEGIRALEDAGIPVLSSEDILIL, translated from the coding sequence ATGAAACTGAAACAGATATCTGTATTCCTTGAAAACAGGAAGGGAAGATTGAAGAATGCCATCCACGCCCTCTCGGAGGCGGGCATCAACATCAGGGCACTTTCAATTGCAGACACATCCGAGTTCGGAATACTCAGGATGATAGTCTCAGACCCTGACCTGGCCAGGAGGGCCCTTGAGGAGAGAAACTTCGTTGTGAGGGTCAACGATGTGATAGCCGTGGAGGTCCCGGATGAACCAGGCGGCCTTGATGGAATACTTGGAGTCCTCACAGACCATGACATAAATGTTGAATACATCTATGCCTTCGTTGAGAAGAAGGGTGAGAAGGCCGTTGTGGTCATAAGGACAGAGGATGTGGATGAGGGCATAAGGGCCCTTGAGGATGCAGGCATACCTGTGCTCTCATCAGAGGACATCCTCATCCTCTAA
- the iorB gene encoding indolepyruvate ferredoxin oxidoreductase subunit beta has product MNYNIYVCGVGGQGIIKTSVIIGEAAMKGDINVVMSEIHGMAQRGGSVSTEIRMGEVHGSIIPDGEADLVLAFEPLEAMRALPKMSEESAVIMNTSIIPPFNLMRSQHPYPPLDEIISTLEDRVGSVRGFNAEEIALRAGHILSLNMVMLGAAAATPGFPLESEALISSMRDNLPPRLIDVNLKAFREGFKAAAEV; this is encoded by the coding sequence ATGAACTACAATATCTACGTCTGTGGTGTGGGCGGCCAGGGCATAATAAAGACCTCTGTCATAATCGGTGAGGCCGCCATGAAAGGGGACATCAACGTCGTTATGAGTGAAATACATGGCATGGCCCAGAGGGGAGGGTCGGTCTCAACTGAGATAAGGATGGGTGAAGTTCATGGATCCATCATCCCTGATGGAGAAGCAGACCTTGTGCTGGCCTTCGAACCACTTGAGGCCATGAGGGCCCTTCCAAAGATGTCTGAAGAATCAGCGGTCATTATGAACACATCAATTATACCTCCCTTTAACCTCATGAGGAGCCAGCACCCCTATCCCCCACTGGATGAGATAATCTCAACCCTTGAGGATAGGGTGGGGAGTGTGAGGGGATTCAATGCAGAGGAAATTGCACTGAGGGCGGGTCACATACTATCCCTCAACATGGTGATGCTTGGAGCTGCAGCAGCCACCCCCGGATTCCCCCTCGAATCTGAGGCACTGATCAGCTCCATGAGGGATAACCTGCCACCAAGGCTGATTGACGTGAATTTGAAGGCTTTCAGGGAAGGATTCAAGGCCGCAGCTGAGGTCTGA
- the tfrB gene encoding fumarate reductase (CoM/CoB) subunit TfrB gives MINIRVLRFEPGVDEEPHLESYEIPSKENMKVLDALQLINKIHGANIAFRSSCRAGQCGSCAVKMNGEVVLACRAEVEDGAIIEPIDLPVIKDLMVDRGEIEEKVRSMQLYLQSSSEGIQRIKPEDYLDSKKLRGCIECFSCISSCPVIKESAEYAGPYFMRYLSKFAFDPRDTADRAREGVDEGLYCCTTCGKCAEVCPKELNVPGDAIEKLRAMACREGAGPLDAHRRIRKLISETGRSVDRIKDGFIESVGETPGSRIGFFTGCLVDYRMPEVGMALLRVLREHGFDVDVPEGQVCCGSPMIRTGQVDIVEDLVEKNRRALQDYDTIITVCAGCGATLKKDYPRYGVKLNVLDISEFLADRIDTLKMKPVNMRVTYHDPCHLKRGQGVELEPREILRKIPGLEFVEMEKPDQCCGSGGGVKSGKPEVAEALGRKKADMIRDLDVDAVVTICPFCQLHIRDSLELAGLGDVRVMNILELLDLAYSD, from the coding sequence ATGATAAATATCAGGGTTTTAAGATTTGAGCCAGGCGTGGATGAGGAACCACACCTTGAAAGTTATGAAATACCCTCAAAGGAGAACATGAAGGTCCTTGACGCCCTTCAACTCATAAATAAAATTCATGGAGCCAATATTGCATTCAGGAGCTCCTGCAGGGCAGGGCAGTGCGGTTCATGCGCTGTTAAGATGAATGGGGAAGTTGTGCTGGCATGCCGCGCTGAGGTGGAAGATGGTGCCATCATAGAACCCATCGACCTCCCAGTTATAAAGGACCTTATGGTCGACCGTGGAGAAATAGAGGAGAAGGTCAGGTCAATGCAGTTATACCTCCAGTCATCATCTGAGGGAATCCAGAGGATCAAACCAGAGGATTACCTGGACTCCAAAAAGCTGAGGGGATGTATTGAATGCTTCTCCTGCATAAGCTCATGCCCGGTTATAAAGGAGAGTGCAGAGTACGCGGGGCCCTACTTTATGAGGTACCTCTCCAAGTTCGCCTTCGACCCCCGTGACACCGCTGACAGGGCACGGGAGGGTGTGGATGAAGGGCTCTACTGCTGTACAACCTGCGGTAAATGTGCAGAGGTCTGCCCCAAGGAACTCAATGTGCCAGGTGATGCCATTGAGAAACTGAGGGCTATGGCATGCAGAGAGGGTGCCGGACCCCTCGATGCCCACAGAAGGATCAGGAAACTCATATCAGAAACAGGAAGATCCGTTGACAGGATAAAGGACGGCTTCATTGAATCAGTCGGTGAAACCCCTGGGTCAAGGATAGGTTTCTTCACCGGCTGCCTCGTGGATTACCGGATGCCGGAGGTGGGAATGGCACTCCTCCGGGTTCTCAGGGAACACGGCTTTGATGTTGACGTCCCGGAGGGGCAGGTCTGCTGCGGATCCCCCATGATAAGGACAGGGCAGGTTGACATCGTTGAGGACCTCGTTGAGAAGAACAGGAGGGCCCTGCAGGACTATGATACCATAATAACCGTCTGTGCTGGCTGCGGAGCCACCCTTAAGAAGGACTATCCACGCTACGGTGTTAAACTGAACGTCCTCGATATAAGCGAATTCCTTGCAGACAGGATCGACACCCTCAAAATGAAGCCAGTCAATATGAGGGTGACCTACCATGACCCATGCCACCTCAAGCGGGGACAGGGAGTGGAACTGGAACCCAGGGAGATCCTGAGGAAGATACCTGGTCTGGAATTCGTTGAAATGGAAAAGCCCGACCAGTGCTGTGGATCAGGTGGAGGTGTGAAGTCTGGTAAACCAGAGGTGGCAGAGGCCCTCGGCAGGAAGAAGGCTGATATGATACGCGACCTCGACGTCGACGCTGTTGTGACGATATGCCCCTTCTGTCAGCTACATATAAGGGACTCCCTTGAACTGGCGGGTCTGGGTGATGTCAGGGTCATGAACATACTTGAACTGCTGGACCTCGCCTATTCTGATTGA
- a CDS encoding winged helix-turn-helix domain-containing protein, producing MKFKHDELSSSYEYDLQDLAEIKFLTGSRVRSRIIFSLMDGEKSISDIRGSMMAPDSTITHSLMELESKRVVERSQDACRLTSKGKLMGAILSRFIASMDAVRLHRDFWNEHSIVGIPMEFLMRINVFRDAYTVEATLSNLEEPYATYLEMLDNSTHLRSMLSICLPRHTDAIGSFLESGGAAELILTHESYPVFIRESAGMNIKEAMDSGLLRIGILEEKQEISYMVSDTFFSMSLMREDGHDPAGTRVIIGHADELLRWGNDLFDYHWGLSAALDSEMLGVNLDEVVPAEE from the coding sequence ATGAAATTTAAACATGATGAGCTATCGTCAAGTTATGAATATGATCTTCAGGATCTGGCTGAAATCAAGTTTCTCACTGGCTCACGTGTGAGGTCAAGGATAATATTCTCCCTTATGGATGGTGAAAAATCTATTTCTGATATCAGGGGGAGTATGATGGCTCCAGATTCAACCATAACCCATTCCTTAATGGAACTGGAATCAAAAAGAGTGGTTGAGAGGAGTCAGGATGCCTGCAGATTGACGTCGAAGGGGAAACTTATGGGTGCAATCCTTTCAAGGTTCATAGCCTCAATGGACGCAGTCAGGCTTCACAGGGACTTCTGGAATGAACACTCAATAGTTGGCATACCAATGGAATTTCTAATGAGGATAAATGTATTCAGGGACGCCTACACTGTCGAAGCCACCCTAAGTAACCTTGAGGAGCCATATGCAACCTATCTGGAGATGCTGGATAACTCCACCCACCTCAGGTCAATGCTTTCCATTTGTCTTCCCCGGCACACCGATGCTATAGGCAGTTTCCTTGAGAGTGGAGGGGCAGCTGAACTCATACTCACACATGAAAGCTACCCTGTATTCATCAGGGAATCAGCCGGCATGAACATTAAGGAGGCCATGGATTCTGGTCTTCTAAGGATAGGAATCCTTGAGGAGAAACAGGAAATATCATATATGGTCTCCGACACCTTTTTTTCAATGAGTCTGATGAGGGAGGATGGACATGACCCCGCAGGAACAAGGGTCATAATTGGCCACGCTGATGAACTCCTGCGGTGGGGTAACGACCTCTTTGATTATCACTGGGGCCTCTCTGCAGCTCTGGACAGTGAGATGCTGGGTGTTAACCTGGATGAGGTGGTCCCTGCAGAGGAATGA
- the glyS gene encoding glycine--tRNA ligase, protein MNHEKTMTVARKRGFLWSSFEIYSGVAGFVDYGPLGAILKNKIMNRWREFYVVREGFYEIESPTIMPEEALKASGHVDHFNDPMTQCKECMDVYRADHIIEDATGRDVEGLENQELTEIISEEGIRCPRCGGHLTHVWSYNLMFQTLIGARGKKTGYLRPETAQGIFIPFKRLLRFFRNRLPFGVVQLGKSYRNEISPRQGVIRLREFTQAEAEIFVDPEDKTHPDFEEVKNDTLRLYPAERQIEDSGPVDMTALEALEDGVISSEVLTYHLCLAKRFLTDIGIPEEALRFRQHLPSEMAHYAIDCWDVEAFTDSYGWIEIIGIADRTDYDLRSHSQHSGEDLRVFIEYDEPRRIKKRAVRPDMGRLGPRFRKDAARIASALSEVDVEEMERALEEEGRFILEGEFEILPGDVTFEDVEEVVTGRKVYPHVIEPSFGIDRIIYTLLLHSLVDDGERTYFRLPAHVAPVEVTVLPLVNREEMVRKALNIKRNLRRSGFIAEFDSSGTIGRRYARADEIGVPFAVTVDHETLEDGTVTLRKRDDCSQVRVKIEELVPTLEKLRG, encoded by the coding sequence GTGAACCATGAAAAAACCATGACAGTTGCAAGGAAAAGAGGTTTCCTGTGGTCTTCATTTGAAATTTACTCAGGTGTCGCGGGTTTTGTGGACTACGGTCCACTGGGTGCGATACTCAAGAACAAGATAATGAACCGATGGCGTGAATTCTATGTTGTCAGGGAGGGCTTCTATGAGATAGAGTCCCCCACAATAATGCCAGAGGAGGCCCTCAAGGCATCTGGGCACGTAGACCACTTCAATGACCCCATGACCCAGTGCAAGGAATGTATGGATGTTTACCGTGCCGATCATATCATTGAGGATGCCACCGGACGCGACGTTGAGGGTCTTGAGAACCAGGAACTCACAGAGATCATATCAGAGGAGGGCATAAGGTGCCCGAGGTGTGGAGGACACCTGACCCATGTCTGGAGCTACAACCTCATGTTCCAGACCCTCATAGGGGCCAGGGGTAAGAAGACAGGGTACCTCAGGCCTGAAACAGCTCAGGGCATATTCATACCCTTCAAGAGGCTCCTGAGGTTCTTCAGGAACCGTCTGCCCTTTGGCGTTGTCCAGCTTGGTAAATCATACCGTAACGAGATATCCCCCAGACAGGGAGTTATAAGGCTCCGTGAATTCACACAGGCAGAGGCAGAGATATTCGTGGACCCTGAGGACAAGACACACCCCGACTTTGAGGAGGTTAAGAATGACACCCTCCGGCTGTACCCTGCCGAAAGACAGATTGAAGATTCCGGGCCCGTGGATATGACGGCCTTGGAGGCCCTTGAAGATGGTGTAATTTCGAGTGAAGTCCTCACATACCATCTATGCCTTGCAAAAAGATTCCTGACAGATATAGGCATCCCTGAGGAGGCCCTCAGGTTCAGACAGCACCTTCCATCTGAAATGGCCCACTATGCAATTGACTGCTGGGACGTTGAGGCGTTTACAGATTCCTATGGGTGGATAGAGATCATCGGGATTGCTGACAGGACCGACTATGATCTCAGGTCCCACAGCCAGCACAGCGGAGAGGACCTCAGGGTCTTCATAGAATATGATGAACCCAGGAGGATTAAGAAACGTGCTGTCAGGCCGGACATGGGTAGACTTGGGCCAAGGTTCCGTAAGGATGCCGCCAGGATAGCCAGCGCCCTCAGTGAGGTTGATGTGGAGGAAATGGAGAGGGCCCTTGAGGAGGAGGGAAGGTTCATCCTTGAGGGTGAATTCGAAATACTCCCCGGTGATGTCACCTTTGAGGATGTTGAGGAAGTTGTGACGGGAAGGAAGGTGTATCCCCATGTCATAGAACCCTCCTTTGGTATTGACCGTATAATCTACACCCTCCTCCTGCACTCACTTGTGGATGATGGGGAGAGGACCTACTTCCGTCTCCCTGCCCACGTCGCACCAGTTGAGGTGACCGTTCTTCCCCTGGTGAACCGGGAGGAGATGGTGAGAAAAGCCCTTAATATAAAGAGAAACCTCAGAAGATCAGGTTTTATCGCTGAATTTGATTCATCGGGAACAATAGGGAGGAGATATGCCCGTGCAGATGAGATAGGGGTTCCATTTGCAGTTACAGTGGACCATGAGACCCTTGAGGATGGTACAGTGACCCTCCGGAAGCGTGATGACTGCAGTCAGGTGCGTGTGAAGATCGAGGAACTGGTCCCAACACTTGAAAAACTCAGGGGATAA
- a CDS encoding TrmJ/YjtD family RNA methyltransferase, producing the protein MEATELLAENISVVFVEPETPGNIGFLARAMKNFGLRTLILINPCELEDEAYYQAMHARDIVEGALIYRDLPEMMTSLEPDFLVGTTGVPGGSYNVDRIPLRPSQLADAIRPSSRTFILFGREGDGLSNEEIGMCDMVVSVPTSEEYPIMNITHAAAIIFYELFRNRKFRCEGLEEASGLEKGLLLDEMDDILSLIDIPEHKRRVASRVFRNITGRAFITAREAHTLKGVLRRIKNSIKG; encoded by the coding sequence ATGGAAGCCACTGAACTGCTGGCAGAAAACATCAGCGTTGTCTTCGTCGAACCTGAAACCCCTGGAAACATCGGTTTCCTTGCAAGGGCCATGAAGAATTTTGGTCTCAGGACCCTGATTCTCATAAACCCATGTGAACTTGAGGATGAAGCCTACTACCAAGCGATGCATGCAAGGGACATCGTGGAGGGCGCCCTTATTTACCGGGACCTGCCTGAGATGATGACTTCCCTTGAGCCTGACTTCCTTGTGGGGACCACCGGTGTGCCGGGTGGCAGTTACAATGTGGACAGGATCCCCCTCAGACCCTCCCAGCTTGCAGATGCCATCAGGCCCTCCTCAAGGACCTTCATACTATTCGGACGCGAGGGTGACGGCCTTTCCAATGAAGAGATAGGCATGTGCGACATGGTTGTGAGTGTACCTACCTCAGAGGAGTACCCCATAATGAACATAACACATGCCGCAGCCATAATATTCTATGAACTGTTCAGGAACAGGAAATTCAGATGTGAGGGCCTTGAAGAGGCTTCTGGCCTTGAGAAGGGTCTTCTCCTGGATGAAATGGATGATATACTCTCACTGATTGACATCCCGGAACATAAGCGGAGGGTTGCCTCGAGGGTATTCAGGAACATCACCGGAAGGGCCTTCATAACCGCAAGGGAGGCCCACACACTTAAGGGAGTGCTCAGGAGAATAAAGAATAGCATCAAAGGTTGA